The window GTTGATTGTATACGGCTTTATTTCGCGTAGCGGTCCGCTGGGCGAATTTGGGCTTCTGTTTACACTGCAGGGTATAGCGGTGGGGCAGGTGCTGCTCGGTCTGCCTGTGGTCGTGGCCATGGTGGCAAATGCTGTGGAAAATGCGGATGACCGCCTGCAGTATACGCTGCTGACGCTTGGCGCAGACAGCAGTCAGTTGCTGCGGGCAACGCTTTGGGAAGTGCGCTATCACGTCATGCTGGCCACCGTTGCCGCCTATGGCCGGATAGTGTCTGAAGTGGGCATCTCCATGATGGTGGGTGGCAATATCAAGTGGCATACGCGAACCATCACCACGGCCATTGCCTTGGAAACCGGCAAGGGCGAATTCGCCATGGGCGTGGCGTTGGGCCTTGTACTGCTGGTTATTGCCTTCGGTGTGAATATTTCTGTTTCCGGTCTCAAGCGGAGGGTTGGCAGATGAGTGCCCTGTATACGCTTTCGGGCATTCGGCAGGTCTATGCAGGACGGCTGGCGCTGGAGATCGATTCCCTTTCCATCGGTGCGGGGAGCATTGTGGGCGTTGTCGGGCCAAACGGAAGCGGCAAGTCCACGCTTATGCGCATGTTGGCCTTTCTTGAAGTGCCGCAGGCTGGAGAAGTCCGTTTTGACGGCATGACTGTGGGGGGCGCTTCAAACGGTGCCAAGGCTGCCCTGCTGCGCAAGCATGTGACGTTGCTGACGCAGGAGCCATATCTGCTGCGGCGCTCCGTTGCGGAAAACGTGTCCTACGGGCTTTCTGTGCGCGGGCTGCGGAATTATGAGCAGACCGTACGCGCTGCGCTTGAGGAAGTGGGGTTGCCGCCTGCGGAGTTCCTGCACAGGCAGTGGTTCGAATTGTCCGGTGGGGAAGCGCAGCGTGTGGCGCTTGCGGCGCGCATTGCGTTGCGCCCCAAGGTGCTGCTGATGGACGAGCCTACCTCTTCGCTGGATGAAGAGTCGACAGAGCGTATCAGGGTGGCTGCCATGCATATGCGTGACGGGCATGGCACTACGCTTGTCATCGTTTCCCATGACCGCGACTGGCTGCACTCCGTGGCAGACACCATGGTGACGCTGCGTAACGGTCGTCTGGTTTCCTGATTCGTTTCCATTCCTGAACTGATACGAGCCGGGCGTGTGAAGGTGCGGCAGGTTATGTTTCCTGCTGCGTCTTTGTCTCGGTTTGCGCCGAGTCGAGGGGTAGCCGGATGGTGAAGCTTGTTCCCTGGCCGGAGGTGGAATCGACCGTGATGCTCCCCTCGTGGTTTTCCGTAATGATGAAGTA is drawn from Desulfovibrio mangrovi and contains these coding sequences:
- a CDS encoding ABC transporter ATP-binding protein; its protein translation is MSALYTLSGIRQVYAGRLALEIDSLSIGAGSIVGVVGPNGSGKSTLMRMLAFLEVPQAGEVRFDGMTVGGASNGAKAALLRKHVTLLTQEPYLLRRSVAENVSYGLSVRGLRNYEQTVRAALEEVGLPPAEFLHRQWFELSGGEAQRVALAARIALRPKVLLMDEPTSSLDEESTERIRVAAMHMRDGHGTTLVIVSHDRDWLHSVADTMVTLRNGRLVS
- a CDS encoding ABC transporter permease, whose protein sequence is MDFILEGIYRAFLLLFGGHEETWSAVYATVAVSSMSIVATVLLGAPLGFLLGYCRFPGRRVVRLIVDTLLSFPTVVIGLIVYGFISRSGPLGEFGLLFTLQGIAVGQVLLGLPVVVAMVANAVENADDRLQYTLLTLGADSSQLLRATLWEVRYHVMLATVAAYGRIVSEVGISMMVGGNIKWHTRTITTAIALETGKGEFAMGVALGLVLLVIAFGVNISVSGLKRRVGR